In Woeseia oceani, one DNA window encodes the following:
- the ahcY gene encoding adenosylhomocysteinase: MSSEAVAIQNQDYKVADISGAAWGRKEIAIAETEMPGLMALREEFGAQQPLKGARIAGCLHMTIQTAVLIETLTALGAEVRWSSCNIFSTQDHAAAAIAASGVPVFAWKGETEDEYWWCVEQTINGPDGWQPNMLLDDGGDLTQLMHDKYPEIMKGVRGLSEETTTGVKRLYDMQKDGSLACPSFNVNDSVTKSKFDNLYGCRESLVDGIKRATDVMIAGKVALVCGYGDVGKGSAQSLRGLGATVWITEIDPICALQAAMEGYRVVKLDDVVDQVDIVVTATGNYHILTGPQMERMKDQAIICNIGHFDNEIDVAYLKKFDWENIKPQVDHIIFPNGKRIILLAEGRLVNLGCGTGHPSFVMSNSFTNQVLAQMELWANADDYKNEVYVLPKHLDEKVARLHLARIGANLTELTDEQAKYIGVNQDGPFKPEHYRY, encoded by the coding sequence ATGAGCAGCGAAGCTGTTGCCATCCAGAATCAGGACTACAAAGTCGCTGACATCTCGGGCGCTGCCTGGGGCCGCAAGGAAATCGCCATTGCGGAAACTGAAATGCCGGGCTTGATGGCATTGCGCGAAGAGTTTGGCGCGCAACAACCGTTGAAAGGCGCACGTATTGCTGGTTGTCTGCACATGACAATCCAGACAGCCGTTCTGATCGAAACACTGACAGCGCTCGGCGCCGAAGTACGCTGGTCATCCTGCAACATATTCTCAACTCAGGACCATGCGGCCGCAGCGATCGCTGCCAGCGGCGTCCCCGTGTTCGCCTGGAAAGGAGAAACGGAAGACGAGTACTGGTGGTGCGTCGAACAGACCATCAACGGACCGGACGGCTGGCAGCCGAACATGTTGCTGGACGATGGCGGTGACCTGACCCAGCTCATGCACGACAAGTACCCGGAAATCATGAAGGGTGTGCGTGGCTTGTCAGAAGAAACCACGACCGGCGTCAAGCGCCTTTATGACATGCAGAAAGACGGCAGCCTTGCGTGCCCGTCGTTCAACGTCAATGACTCTGTGACGAAGTCCAAGTTCGACAATCTCTACGGCTGTCGCGAGTCACTGGTCGATGGCATCAAGCGTGCAACCGACGTGATGATCGCCGGCAAAGTCGCACTCGTATGCGGCTATGGAGACGTCGGCAAAGGTTCAGCACAGTCGCTGCGCGGACTGGGCGCGACAGTCTGGATTACGGAAATCGATCCGATCTGTGCCTTGCAGGCCGCCATGGAAGGTTACCGGGTCGTCAAGCTTGACGACGTCGTTGATCAGGTCGACATCGTCGTCACTGCAACCGGCAACTACCACATCCTCACCGGCCCGCAAATGGAGCGCATGAAAGACCAGGCGATCATCTGCAACATCGGCCATTTCGACAACGAGATAGACGTTGCCTACCTGAAGAAATTCGACTGGGAAAACATCAAGCCGCAGGTTGATCACATCATCTTCCCGAATGGCAAGCGCATCATCCTGCTCGCCGAAGGCCGGCTCGTGAATCTCGGTTGCGGTACCGGGCACCCGAGTTTCGTCATGTCGAACTCGTTCACCAACCAGGTACTGGCACAGATGGAATTGTGGGCAAATGCCGACGATTACAAAAATGAAGTGTACGTACTGCCGAAGCACCTGGATGAAAAAGTTGCGCGGCTGCACCTGGCTCGTATCGGCGCAAACCTGACCGAGCTGACTGACGAGCAAGCCAAATACATTGGCGTAAATCAGGACGGCCCGTTCAAGCCGGAGCACTACCGCTACTAA
- the hemL gene encoding glutamate-1-semialdehyde 2,1-aminomutase, with protein sequence MTLFADARKYIAGGVNSPVRAFASVGGEPVFMRRAHGAWLETEDGQQLIDYVGSWGPMILGHAHPEVIAAVTETAANGLSFGAPCVLETQLARKVCELMPSIEKIRMVSSGTEATMSAIRLARGHTGRDKIIKFEGCYHGHSDSLLIKAGSGALTLGVPSSPGVPAGLAQHTVTLPYNDSAAVIKAFAEIGDQIACVIVEPIAGNMNMVLPVDGFLETLREQCSEAGALLILDEVMTGFRVARGGAQALYGITPDLTTLGKIVGGGMPAAAFGGRAEVMNSLAPDGPVYQAGTLSGNPLAMAAGLATLTLLEQKGFYTALTEKTRTLVNGLADIASRAGIPLACESTGGMFGIVFSDDAPVRTYAQVAAADVDRFRRFFHGMLERQVYFAPSAFEAGFVSAAHGDAEISRTLEAAEAVIPTLA encoded by the coding sequence ATGACATTGTTTGCCGACGCCAGGAAGTACATTGCCGGTGGAGTAAATTCACCCGTGCGCGCCTTCGCAAGCGTTGGCGGCGAACCGGTATTTATGCGGCGTGCGCACGGTGCCTGGCTGGAAACAGAAGACGGTCAGCAACTGATCGACTACGTTGGTTCGTGGGGACCGATGATTCTTGGGCATGCACACCCCGAGGTTATCGCCGCTGTCACCGAAACCGCAGCCAATGGTCTGAGTTTCGGCGCGCCCTGCGTTCTGGAAACGCAACTTGCGCGCAAAGTGTGCGAGCTGATGCCATCAATCGAGAAGATACGAATGGTCAGTTCAGGCACTGAAGCAACCATGAGTGCCATTCGTCTGGCACGTGGCCACACCGGCAGAGACAAGATCATAAAGTTTGAAGGCTGCTACCACGGACACTCTGACTCACTGTTGATCAAGGCCGGCTCGGGTGCGCTGACACTGGGTGTACCGAGCTCGCCGGGCGTTCCCGCAGGGCTGGCACAACACACCGTGACGCTGCCCTACAATGACAGTGCCGCCGTCATCAAGGCATTTGCAGAAATCGGCGACCAAATCGCCTGCGTCATCGTTGAACCGATCGCCGGCAACATGAATATGGTGTTGCCGGTCGACGGTTTTCTGGAGACCCTGAGGGAGCAATGCAGCGAGGCCGGCGCACTGCTGATCCTGGATGAGGTGATGACCGGCTTCCGCGTCGCCCGCGGTGGCGCGCAGGCCCTGTACGGCATCACGCCCGACCTGACCACGCTCGGAAAGATAGTCGGCGGCGGCATGCCGGCTGCCGCGTTTGGCGGCCGTGCCGAGGTCATGAACAGCCTTGCGCCGGACGGTCCGGTTTATCAGGCGGGTACCTTGTCTGGCAATCCGCTGGCCATGGCCGCCGGATTGGCCACCTTGACGCTGCTTGAGCAGAAGGGTTTTTATACAGCGCTGACGGAAAAGACCCGCACACTCGTCAACGGCCTGGCCGATATCGCATCCCGCGCGGGCATACCGCTCGCCTGCGAGTCCACGGGTGGCATGTTCGGCATTGTGTTTAGCGACGATGCCCCCGTACGAACCTACGCGCAGGTTGCCGCCGCCGACGTCGATCGTTTCCGGCGCTTTTTTCACGGGATGCTCGAACGTCAGGTCTATTTCGCACCCTCCGCCTTCGAAGCAGGCTTCGTCTCTGCCGCACATGGCGACGCGGAAATATCACGCACTCTGGAGGCGGCCGAGGCTGTTATACCGACACTGGCCTGA
- a CDS encoding adenylate kinase, which yields MRIVLLGAPGSGKGTQAQKLMAERHVPQISTGDILRAAVESGTRFGQQAKAIMEAGQLVSDEIVLGIISERLREADTEDGFILDGFPRTRQQALDLAELLDELGKPLDTAVLMDVEFDVLLKRLTGRRTCSLTGKLLNVYFSSQEELDACTSNGGELIQREDDNEATIRSRLEVYREQTEPLVEFYRKRDKLQTVNANGTVDEVYARLLEIL from the coding sequence ATGCGTATCGTTTTATTGGGTGCGCCCGGTTCGGGCAAAGGCACTCAGGCTCAGAAACTCATGGCCGAGCGTCATGTTCCGCAAATATCCACCGGCGACATATTGCGCGCTGCCGTGGAATCCGGCACTCGTTTCGGCCAGCAGGCAAAGGCCATCATGGAAGCGGGGCAACTGGTATCAGACGAAATCGTGCTGGGTATTATCAGCGAACGATTGCGCGAAGCTGACACCGAAGATGGCTTTATCCTCGATGGCTTTCCGCGGACCCGGCAACAAGCGCTCGATCTAGCCGAGTTGCTGGACGAACTGGGCAAGCCGCTGGATACCGCTGTGCTGATGGACGTTGAATTCGATGTATTGCTCAAGCGGCTGACCGGTCGGCGTACCTGTTCGCTCACAGGTAAACTGCTGAACGTGTATTTCTCATCGCAGGAAGAACTCGATGCGTGCACCAGCAACGGCGGGGAGCTGATACAGCGCGAGGATGACAACGAAGCCACGATCCGTAGCCGGCTTGAAGTGTACCGGGAGCAGACCGAACCGCTGGTCGAGTTCTACCGCAAGCGTGACAAGCTGCAGACCGTGAATGCTAACGGCACTGTCGACGAAGTCTACGCGCGCTTGCTCGAGATTCTTTAG
- a CDS encoding TraB/GumN family protein, whose translation MILLQRRTPLAKLLVLVFGLLIIAPAFGDDSKLPMWRIDGDSNRVYLLGSVHLLRPSDYPLPAGIYEAYADAETLVMELDMDDLDTAAAQSLASELGLAAAGSSLAVLLGAESYARASTLAAKASIPLELLAQTEPWLAAITIEQLMLTRIGFDPAFGVENHLMERAIADQKEILGLETMRQQLELLDGLPVAVQRALLLQTLEEGLEIQAQMDMLIAAWRNGDIATLEANILQDMQAQPVLYEELVVARNKNWVKQIELLLEDSDDYLIIVGALHLVGQDGVPELLRQRGHAAKQLAQSDLQ comes from the coding sequence ATGATATTACTGCAGCGCAGAACGCCGTTAGCGAAGTTGCTGGTGCTCGTATTCGGTCTCTTGATAATCGCACCGGCCTTTGGCGACGACAGCAAACTGCCCATGTGGCGTATCGACGGCGACAGCAATCGCGTGTACCTGCTCGGCTCCGTGCATTTGTTGCGACCATCGGACTACCCGCTGCCTGCCGGAATTTACGAAGCATACGCGGATGCCGAGACGCTGGTCATGGAACTCGACATGGACGATCTGGATACAGCCGCTGCGCAATCGCTGGCGAGTGAACTGGGTCTTGCCGCGGCGGGCAGCAGCCTGGCGGTCCTGCTTGGCGCTGAGAGTTACGCGCGGGCATCGACACTGGCAGCCAAAGCCTCCATACCCCTGGAGCTGCTTGCGCAAACAGAGCCGTGGCTGGCCGCAATCACCATCGAACAATTGATGCTGACACGCATTGGCTTTGATCCCGCGTTCGGCGTCGAGAATCACCTGATGGAACGGGCCATTGCGGACCAGAAGGAAATTTTGGGTCTGGAGACAATGCGGCAGCAACTGGAATTGCTGGACGGCTTGCCGGTTGCTGTGCAGCGCGCGCTGCTCTTGCAAACGCTTGAAGAAGGACTCGAGATTCAGGCACAAATGGATATGCTGATCGCGGCCTGGCGCAACGGTGATATCGCAACACTTGAAGCGAATATTCTGCAAGACATGCAGGCACAACCGGTCCTGTACGAGGAACTGGTTGTCGCCCGCAATAAGAACTGGGTCAAGCAGATTGAATTATTGCTTGAGGACAGTGACGACTACCTGATCATCGTCGGCGCACTGCACCTGGTGGGACAGGACGGCGTACCAGAATTACTGCGGCAGCGCGGACACGCGGCCAAACAGCTCGCGCAGTCCGATCTGCAGTAA
- a CDS encoding rubredoxin, whose product MKTYMCLICGYLYSEEEGDPESGIPAGTRWDDVPLSWRCPDCGAGKEDFEMIEV is encoded by the coding sequence ATGAAGACCTACATGTGCCTTATCTGCGGCTACCTCTACAGCGAAGAAGAGGGTGACCCTGAATCCGGAATTCCAGCGGGAACGCGTTGGGACGATGTGCCGCTGTCGTGGCGATGCCCCGATTGCGGTGCCGGCAAAGAAGATTTTGAAATGATCGAGGTGTAG
- a CDS encoding metallophosphoesterase: MTDPHLFADPAASLRGSVTHDTLAAVLNHVRTSGWSADMIAMTGDLIQDDSRDAYVRFREHFSSLGLPVHCVPGNHDVRDFMQEALTAEPFHYCGSFQHDQWLVAGIDSCKTKSAGGHVAPQEIDRLGTLVAESTAEHVLVCLHHPPLPVGSKWLDGVGLDNSDELLTALSAMGKVRGCLFGHVHQAFETDHNGLRIIGTPSTCRQFLPGSDDFALDDRPPAYRRVELQADGTIESELIWVDA, encoded by the coding sequence ATCACAGACCCGCACTTGTTCGCTGATCCGGCGGCAAGTTTGCGTGGCTCTGTCACCCACGACACACTCGCCGCCGTCCTGAATCACGTACGCACGTCCGGCTGGTCCGCGGACATGATTGCGATGACCGGCGACCTCATACAGGACGACAGCCGGGACGCCTACGTTCGTTTTCGTGAACATTTCTCTTCCCTCGGCTTGCCGGTACATTGCGTGCCTGGCAACCACGACGTACGCGACTTCATGCAGGAAGCGCTTACCGCAGAGCCCTTTCACTACTGCGGCAGCTTTCAGCACGATCAGTGGCTGGTCGCCGGCATAGACTCCTGCAAGACAAAGAGCGCCGGCGGGCATGTTGCGCCGCAGGAAATCGACAGGCTCGGCACCCTCGTTGCCGAGTCCACGGCGGAACATGTACTCGTCTGCCTGCATCATCCTCCCTTGCCGGTTGGCAGCAAGTGGCTGGACGGCGTCGGCCTCGACAATAGCGATGAACTCCTGACGGCACTCTCGGCCATGGGCAAAGTGCGCGGCTGCCTGTTCGGACATGTACACCAGGCATTTGAAACCGATCACAATGGACTGCGCATCATTGGGACACCGTCCACCTGCCGGCAATTTCTTCCCGGCAGCGACGACTTCGCGCTGGACGACCGACCACCGGCCTACCGCCGTGTTGAACTACAGGCCGACGGAACCATCGAATCCGAATTGATCTGGGTAGATGCATGA
- a CDS encoding 6-phosphofructokinase translates to MSRKNAFYAQSGGVTAVINASACGVIETARENRDKIANVYAGRNGIIGALTEDMIDTNREPARTIAALRHTPGGAFGSARYKLKGIEENRAEYERLIDVFRAHNIGYFFYNGGNDSMDTAHKVSLISKRMGYPVNCLGIPKTVDNDLPITDNCPGFGSVAKYIAVSTREAALDVLSMAKTSTKVFVMEVMGRHAGWIAAAAGLAGSEPGDAPHIILFPEIPFERAAFLKRVKQCVEQYGYCVIVVSEGARYADGKFLAEAGTRDAFGHAQLGGVAPVVANMVRDELGYKFHYAIADYLQRSARHIASAVDVDQAYAVGKAAVKFALAGKTAVMPVIKRVSDKPYRWRIEEAPLAKIANKEKMLPRRYISRDGFSITEAARRYLQPLIKGENYPPYLNGLPKYVSIKGVPVAKRLNTDFVV, encoded by the coding sequence ATGTCCAGAAAAAACGCGTTTTATGCTCAGTCAGGCGGCGTAACCGCCGTAATTAATGCCAGCGCATGTGGAGTCATAGAGACCGCACGCGAGAATCGCGACAAGATTGCCAATGTGTACGCCGGCCGCAATGGCATTATCGGCGCGTTGACCGAGGACATGATCGATACCAACCGCGAACCGGCGCGTACCATCGCGGCCTTGCGCCATACACCGGGCGGCGCTTTCGGCTCAGCCCGCTACAAACTCAAAGGAATTGAGGAGAACAGGGCCGAATACGAACGCCTGATCGACGTGTTTCGCGCTCACAATATCGGCTATTTCTTTTACAACGGCGGCAATGATTCCATGGATACCGCCCATAAGGTCTCGCTGATCAGCAAGCGCATGGGCTACCCGGTGAACTGCCTCGGCATACCGAAGACGGTCGACAATGACCTGCCGATAACCGACAACTGCCCGGGTTTCGGCTCGGTCGCCAAGTACATCGCCGTTTCAACCCGCGAAGCCGCGCTGGATGTACTGTCGATGGCAAAGACCTCGACCAAGGTATTCGTGATGGAAGTCATGGGCCGTCACGCTGGCTGGATTGCCGCGGCCGCTGGCCTGGCAGGTTCGGAACCCGGCGATGCGCCGCACATCATCCTTTTCCCCGAAATACCGTTTGAACGCGCAGCTTTTCTCAAACGCGTCAAACAATGCGTCGAACAGTACGGGTATTGCGTGATCGTCGTCAGCGAAGGCGCGCGCTACGCGGACGGTAAATTCCTCGCCGAAGCGGGTACGCGCGATGCATTTGGCCATGCCCAGCTAGGCGGGGTCGCGCCCGTGGTCGCCAACATGGTCCGGGACGAACTAGGCTACAAATTCCACTACGCGATTGCTGACTACCTGCAACGTTCGGCGCGGCACATTGCATCAGCCGTCGACGTGGATCAGGCCTACGCCGTCGGCAAGGCAGCCGTCAAATTTGCGCTTGCCGGCAAGACCGCAGTGATGCCGGTCATCAAACGGGTATCGGACAAGCCTTACCGGTGGCGCATCGAAGAAGCGCCGCTGGCGAAGATTGCCAACAAGGAAAAGATGCTGCCCCGTCGCTACATCAGTCGCGACGGTTTCTCGATCACCGAGGCCGCTCGCCGGTACCTGCAGCCACTCATCAAGGGTGAGAATTACCCTCCATATCTCAATGGCTTACCGAAGTACGTCAGCATCAAGGGAGTGCCGGTAGCGAAACGGCTCAACACAGATTTTGTGGTATGA
- the mpl gene encoding UDP-N-acetylmuramate:L-alanyl-gamma-D-glutamyl-meso-diaminopimelate ligase, translated as MHIHILGICGTFMGGVAALARAAGHRVTGSDANVYPPMSTQLESLGIDIHEGYSADALTDAPDCVVIGNALSRGNPAVEAVLNRGLPYMSGPEWLEKFVLRGRHVMAVAGTHGKTTTSSMLAWILEDAGLSPGFLIGGIPANFGRSARYGEAPYFVVEADEYDTAFFDKRAKFVHYRPRTLVLNNMEYDHADIYPDLDAIIWQFHQLMRTVPGNGRVVFNAADANLRRMLDKGCWSSSESFSLEPGADWHAEFSDATGRKFVASHGDEAAEAGWQLAGAYNLENALAAIAAAHSAGVSVAQAVAALSRFSGVKRRLERTAEVAGVFVYDDFAHHPTAIRRTIDGMKTRYPGERLFVALEPRSNTMKLGVHDEALVAALAAADHVAVFRPEGVSAGFDSALAGLGEQVAIYRQYDAMIAGLKSRLRPGDHMVFMSNGGFGAVRQKLTAALDAPT; from the coding sequence ATGCACATTCACATACTAGGAATCTGCGGCACATTCATGGGTGGCGTCGCTGCGCTTGCGCGTGCCGCCGGACACCGGGTAACGGGCAGCGACGCGAACGTTTACCCGCCGATGAGCACCCAGCTTGAGTCACTGGGTATCGATATTCATGAGGGCTACAGCGCTGATGCACTGACTGATGCTCCTGATTGCGTCGTGATCGGCAATGCGCTCAGTCGTGGCAACCCGGCCGTCGAAGCCGTGCTCAATCGTGGGCTGCCGTATATGTCGGGGCCGGAGTGGCTGGAGAAATTCGTGTTGCGTGGCCGTCACGTCATGGCAGTGGCAGGGACGCACGGAAAGACCACAACGTCGAGTATGCTGGCGTGGATACTCGAAGATGCCGGTTTGTCACCGGGCTTTTTGATTGGCGGCATACCGGCCAATTTCGGCCGTTCGGCTCGCTATGGCGAGGCGCCGTATTTCGTTGTCGAAGCCGATGAATACGACACGGCGTTTTTCGACAAACGTGCAAAGTTTGTTCACTACCGGCCGCGGACCCTCGTGCTTAACAATATGGAGTACGACCACGCCGATATTTACCCTGATCTTGACGCGATAATCTGGCAGTTCCATCAACTCATGCGTACCGTGCCCGGCAATGGCCGGGTTGTGTTCAATGCGGCGGACGCAAACCTGCGACGCATGCTGGACAAAGGGTGCTGGAGCTCAAGTGAAAGCTTCAGCCTGGAACCTGGTGCAGACTGGCACGCGGAATTCAGTGACGCGACGGGCCGTAAATTCGTAGCCTCGCACGGCGATGAAGCGGCGGAGGCCGGCTGGCAGTTGGCCGGCGCCTACAACCTGGAAAACGCACTTGCCGCCATCGCTGCTGCGCACTCGGCGGGCGTGTCTGTGGCCCAGGCGGTGGCAGCTTTGTCACGATTCAGCGGGGTTAAACGCCGGCTGGAGCGCACGGCGGAAGTTGCAGGCGTTTTCGTCTACGACGACTTTGCGCACCACCCGACCGCCATTCGGCGCACGATCGATGGGATGAAAACGCGTTACCCGGGTGAGCGCCTGTTCGTGGCGCTGGAGCCGCGTTCCAACACCATGAAGCTCGGAGTGCATGATGAGGCGCTGGTTGCGGCACTCGCGGCGGCAGACCACGTCGCGGTCTTTCGTCCGGAGGGTGTCAGTGCGGGCTTCGATTCCGCGCTGGCAGGCTTGGGTGAGCAGGTGGCGATCTATCGACAATATGATGCAATGATCGCCGGTCTGAAGTCGCGTCTGCGCCCCGGTGACCATATGGTATTCATGAGCAATGGTGGCTTTGGTGCTGTGCGGCAGAAGCTGACGGCTGCTCTGGACGCACCCACCTGA
- the rnd gene encoding ribonuclease D, whose product MLVCGIEIILLRTMADYQYIELSMPEPACNALHGAGMIGVDTEFMREKTYYSQLCLVQFAVDRHYWCADPLSADNLQTFWDAILQPAWVLHSGRQDLEVVQQSAGRLPGELFDTQVAAALLGYPPQMGYANLVKELFDVELAKSETRADWSRRPLSEAELSYAAEDVIYLLPAYEKLCEKLDAAGRLEWAKEDSADLLNPALYQIDLDSAIDRVKGARNMRGHARRTAVLLARWREQRAVKSNKPRQWILRDAVLLDIAGRQPGSIEALNSIDNISPGMVRRNGDELLAMINECRDGDDDYQPPSRPDEEQKALLKKLQKAVVSRAREIDIPAEVLAPRRELTAALSGDRELRVFRGWRQDLIGTDLSRMLD is encoded by the coding sequence ATGTTAGTCTGTGGAATCGAAATTATCCTGCTGCGAACGATGGCCGACTACCAGTACATAGAACTCTCCATGCCGGAACCGGCATGCAACGCCCTGCACGGCGCAGGCATGATCGGTGTAGACACCGAATTCATGCGCGAAAAAACCTATTACTCACAACTCTGTCTCGTGCAGTTTGCTGTCGATCGACACTACTGGTGCGCGGATCCGTTGTCAGCAGACAACCTGCAAACGTTCTGGGATGCAATCCTGCAACCTGCCTGGGTATTGCATTCGGGCCGTCAGGACCTTGAAGTTGTCCAGCAATCGGCAGGCCGACTTCCCGGCGAATTGTTTGACACGCAAGTCGCCGCCGCATTGCTCGGCTACCCGCCACAAATGGGTTACGCCAACCTCGTCAAAGAACTGTTCGACGTTGAGCTGGCCAAATCGGAAACGCGGGCTGACTGGAGCCGCCGACCTTTGTCAGAGGCCGAACTCTCGTATGCGGCGGAAGATGTCATATACCTGCTGCCGGCTTACGAGAAACTCTGCGAAAAACTGGATGCAGCTGGCCGCCTGGAGTGGGCCAAAGAGGACAGCGCCGATCTCCTCAACCCAGCTCTTTATCAAATTGATCTCGACAGCGCGATTGACCGCGTCAAGGGTGCACGAAACATGCGCGGGCACGCGCGCCGTACGGCGGTCCTGTTGGCCAGATGGCGGGAACAACGGGCGGTAAAAAGCAACAAACCGCGGCAGTGGATTCTGCGCGACGCTGTGCTGCTGGATATTGCTGGCAGGCAGCCTGGTTCAATTGAAGCACTTAACAGCATCGACAATATTTCCCCGGGAATGGTGCGACGCAATGGCGACGAACTCCTGGCAATGATCAACGAATGCCGCGATGGTGACGACGACTACCAGCCGCCGTCGCGCCCGGATGAAGAGCAAAAGGCGCTCCTCAAGAAACTGCAAAAGGCCGTAGTTAGTCGCGCCAGGGAAATTGACATTCCGGCGGAAGTGCTGGCACCGCGTCGCGAACTGACGGCGGCACTCTCCGGGGATCGCGAGCTACGCGTGTTTCGTGGCTGGCGCCAGGACCTGATAGGAACGGACCTCAGTCGCATGCTCGACTAA
- a CDS encoding LON peptidase substrate-binding domain-containing protein — MQIPLFPLHTVLYPEGPLPLRIFEPRYLDMISQCLREGTPFGVVQIRAGSETGPASTFDIGTLAEVSDWYQGSDGILGITALGSERFVLQSRERQPDGLLRGEVQLLPATTSCPLPEEFLSLAQILDSVLTDLGRLYVDLPRRYEDAVWVGYRFAEILPFSAQQKQDCLEMTDPLQRLQLVRTVLRDARDVELV; from the coding sequence ATGCAGATTCCACTGTTTCCATTGCACACCGTCCTGTACCCCGAGGGTCCTCTGCCGCTGCGCATCTTCGAGCCCCGGTACCTGGACATGATCAGCCAATGTCTGCGCGAGGGAACGCCGTTTGGCGTTGTGCAGATCCGCGCCGGTAGCGAGACAGGCCCTGCCTCGACATTCGATATCGGTACGCTTGCCGAGGTGAGTGACTGGTACCAGGGGAGTGACGGCATACTCGGCATAACCGCGCTAGGCTCCGAACGGTTCGTGCTGCAATCCCGGGAGCGGCAGCCGGACGGGTTGCTGCGCGGTGAAGTGCAATTGCTGCCAGCGACCACGTCGTGTCCTTTGCCGGAGGAATTCTTGTCGCTGGCGCAGATACTGGACAGCGTACTGACTGACCTTGGTCGCTTGTACGTCGATCTGCCGCGCCGTTATGAGGACGCGGTTTGGGTTGGCTACCGGTTTGCGGAAATCCTGCCCTTTAGCGCTCAGCAAAAACAGGATTGCCTCGAGATGACGGATCCCCTGCAGCGCCTGCAACTGGTCCGCACCGTGTTACGCGACGCTCGTGACGTTGAGCTTGTCTGA
- the metK gene encoding methionine adenosyltransferase, which yields MTQSFLFTSESVSEGHPDKISDQISDAVLDAILEQDKSARVACETLVKTGMVMVAGEVTTTAWVDIEELVRKTVIGIGYTDSSMGFDGASCAVINALGKQSPDIAQGVDRGDPESQGAGDQGLMFGYATNETDVLMPAPVTFAHRLVRRQAEVRKNGTLPWLRPDAKSQVTFRYENNKPVSIDAVVLSSQHHADISMKDLRDGIMEEIIKPVIPAEWLSNDTKYHINPTGRFEIGGPMGDCGLTGRKIIVDTYGGSARHGGGAFSGKDPSKVDRSAAYACRYVAKNIVAAGLAERCEIQVSYAIGVAEPTSISVHTFGTGKVSEDKLTALVREHFDLRPYGILKMLDLIKPIYQPTAAYGHFGREDLDLSWERTDRADALRGAAAA from the coding sequence ATGACCCAATCCTTCCTGTTTACCTCAGAATCGGTGTCCGAGGGGCATCCGGACAAGATTTCCGACCAAATCTCCGACGCGGTGCTCGATGCCATACTGGAGCAGGACAAGTCGGCGCGTGTCGCCTGTGAAACGCTGGTCAAGACCGGCATGGTCATGGTCGCTGGCGAAGTTACCACCACTGCCTGGGTGGATATTGAAGAACTCGTGCGCAAAACCGTGATCGGTATAGGTTATACCGACTCGAGCATGGGCTTCGACGGCGCGTCATGTGCCGTGATCAATGCGCTGGGCAAGCAATCACCCGACATCGCACAGGGCGTTGACCGTGGCGATCCGGAGTCTCAGGGCGCCGGCGACCAGGGCCTCATGTTCGGTTACGCCACCAACGAAACCGACGTGCTGATGCCGGCTCCGGTCACTTTCGCGCACCGACTGGTACGTCGTCAGGCCGAAGTTCGCAAGAACGGCACCTTGCCGTGGCTGCGTCCCGACGCCAAGAGCCAGGTCACGTTCCGCTACGAGAACAACAAGCCAGTATCGATTGATGCCGTGGTTCTGTCATCGCAACACCATGCCGATATCAGCATGAAAGATTTGCGCGACGGCATCATGGAAGAAATCATCAAACCGGTCATTCCTGCCGAATGGCTGAGCAACGATACGAAGTATCACATCAACCCGACCGGTCGCTTCGAAATTGGCGGGCCGATGGGTGACTGTGGACTCACCGGCCGCAAGATCATTGTGGACACCTACGGCGGCTCAGCCCGGCACGGTGGTGGCGCGTTCTCGGGTAAAGACCCATCGAAAGTCGACCGTTCGGCCGCGTACGCGTGCCGTTACGTGGCCAAGAATATCGTCGCCGCAGGCCTCGCCGAGCGCTGTGAGATTCAGGTTTCCTACGCCATTGGTGTGGCCGAACCCACCTCAATCAGCGTACACACATTCGGTACAGGCAAAGTCAGTGAAGACAAACTGACCGCCCTGGTGCGAGAGCACTTTGACCTGCGTCCCTACGGCATTCTGAAAATGCTCGACCTGATCAAGCCCATCTACCAGCCGACGGCCGCTTACGGTCACTTTGGCCGGGAAGATCTGGACCTTAGCTGGGAGCGCACGGACCGCGCCGACGCACTGCGCGGCGCTGCAGCAGCCTGA